Proteins from a genomic interval of Symmachiella macrocystis:
- the pheA gene encoding prephenate dehydratase yields the protein MAKAKRPAKKRTATKRPAAKRPAAKATSAKRKKPASAPATRKAPAKRGSGTIDVQLKKLDREILKLINKRAELTAKSLNKMPNPQQATFNPAIDDEMWQQVQNAHKGPLPIQAVRSVFREIINGGKSLVKTQRIAYLGPAFSFTHLAAIERFGKTADFIPVNSIATVFEEVNRGLADFGIVPIENSTDGRVVDTLDMFTRLPLKICAEVQISIHHNLMSRCPRGEITEIYSKPQALSQCRDWLSRNMPQARLIEVTSTSTAAQLARDKQGVGAIASWQASTEYDLQIVAEDIQDNKNNVTRFAVIGDHVNKASGDDKTAILLQISHKPGSLADTLAIFKRNKVNLTWIESFPLKGPEVGYLFFLDFEGHSKEARVKRALSELERRAVRIEVLGSYPRSPSIE from the coding sequence ATGGCAAAAGCTAAAAGACCTGCGAAAAAACGCACCGCAACCAAACGCCCAGCCGCCAAACGGCCAGCGGCGAAAGCTACGTCCGCAAAACGCAAGAAACCCGCGTCAGCGCCAGCCACACGGAAGGCGCCTGCAAAGCGCGGCAGCGGAACGATTGACGTTCAGTTAAAAAAGCTGGACCGCGAAATCCTCAAGCTGATTAACAAGCGCGCGGAGCTCACGGCCAAGTCGCTCAATAAGATGCCCAACCCACAACAAGCCACATTCAATCCCGCGATTGACGATGAAATGTGGCAACAAGTTCAAAACGCCCATAAAGGACCGCTGCCAATCCAAGCTGTCCGTAGCGTCTTTCGGGAAATCATCAACGGTGGTAAAAGCTTAGTCAAGACTCAGCGGATCGCTTACCTGGGACCCGCTTTTAGCTTTACACATCTCGCCGCTATCGAACGTTTTGGCAAGACGGCCGATTTCATTCCGGTCAATAGTATTGCCACGGTGTTCGAGGAAGTGAATCGCGGACTGGCCGATTTTGGCATCGTTCCCATCGAAAACAGTACCGATGGGCGCGTGGTCGACACTTTGGATATGTTCACGCGGTTGCCTTTGAAAATCTGCGCCGAAGTCCAAATCAGCATCCATCACAATCTGATGTCACGCTGTCCCCGCGGCGAAATCACGGAAATCTACAGCAAACCGCAAGCACTTTCGCAATGTCGTGACTGGCTCAGCCGCAATATGCCGCAAGCACGGTTGATTGAGGTCACCAGTACGTCGACAGCCGCTCAGTTGGCGCGCGACAAGCAAGGTGTGGGAGCCATTGCCAGCTGGCAAGCCTCGACCGAGTATGACCTGCAGATCGTGGCTGAAGATATTCAAGACAACAAGAACAACGTCACTCGCTTTGCCGTGATCGGTGATCACGTGAACAAGGCGTCGGGCGATGACAAGACAGCGATTCTGCTGCAAATTTCGCACAAACCAGGCTCGCTGGCCGACACATTGGCGATCTTCAAGCGAAACAAGGTCAACTTGACCTGGATCGAGTCGTTTCCGTTGAAGGGGCCGGAAGTGGGTTATTTGTTCTTCTTGGACTTTGAAGGACATTCCAAAGAGGCCCGGGTCAAACGTGCATTGTCAGAACTGGAGCGGCGTGCGGTGCGGATCGAAGTGCTAGGTTCGTATCCCCGCAGCCCTTCGATTGAATAA
- a CDS encoding DNA-directed RNA polymerase subunit omega — protein sequence MYDELMEEQIVNKVGGRFKLSTLIQKRMVALNRGSRPLVEIQSKDAMEIVIREIMEDKIYLDNSGNLAIAADEGPDADGDDAGPSLEDL from the coding sequence TTGTACGATGAACTGATGGAAGAACAGATTGTCAATAAAGTGGGCGGCCGGTTTAAGCTATCCACATTGATTCAAAAGCGAATGGTGGCGCTCAACCGCGGTTCCCGGCCCTTGGTGGAAATTCAATCCAAGGATGCCATGGAGATCGTGATTCGCGAAATCATGGAAGATAAAATCTATCTCGACAACTCGGGGAACTTGGCGATTGCCGCCGACGAGGGTCCGGATGCCGACGGTGACGACGCCGGTCCCAGCCTGGAAGATCTCTAA
- a CDS encoding YicC/YloC family endoribonuclease: protein MLLSMTGFGETRHQDDRMSVSVEVRTVNNRYLKLSIKCADVYGAFEGEIEKIAREYISRGTVMVAVRVERVATAADVRLNEMALQTLSEQLQGLAAKMGDVAVGPLTDLLALPNAVIDDSKRNIDIDADWKIIQDCLHGALKNLQLFREEEGRSMREDLLLQKEIIAKQLQKTRERAPLVVSEYREKILDRVRKTLAETDAKVDETNLIRDVSIFSDRADINEEIARLECHLDQLAAFLNEKSSSGRKLEFLSQEMFREINTIGSKANDVQIAHSVVEMKAAIEKMREMLQNIE, encoded by the coding sequence GTGCTGTTGAGTATGACCGGGTTTGGCGAAACGCGCCACCAAGACGACCGCATGAGCGTGTCCGTCGAAGTACGTACCGTCAACAATCGCTACCTCAAACTGTCTATCAAATGCGCCGATGTGTACGGGGCTTTCGAAGGCGAAATCGAGAAGATCGCGCGCGAGTATATCTCGCGGGGAACGGTGATGGTCGCGGTTCGCGTAGAACGGGTTGCCACAGCTGCCGATGTGCGGCTCAATGAAATGGCGCTGCAAACTCTCAGTGAACAGTTGCAAGGACTCGCGGCAAAAATGGGTGACGTGGCGGTCGGGCCGCTTACCGATTTGTTGGCACTGCCCAATGCTGTGATCGATGACAGTAAACGCAACATCGACATCGACGCCGACTGGAAAATCATTCAAGACTGCCTGCACGGAGCGCTAAAGAACCTTCAACTGTTTCGCGAAGAAGAAGGCCGGTCCATGCGGGAGGATTTGCTCCTGCAAAAAGAGATTATCGCCAAACAGTTACAAAAAACGCGAGAACGCGCCCCGTTGGTGGTCAGTGAATACCGCGAAAAAATCCTAGACCGCGTACGAAAGACATTGGCCGAAACGGATGCCAAGGTCGATGAAACCAACCTGATTCGCGACGTCAGTATTTTTTCCGACCGAGCCGACATCAACGAAGAAATCGCGCGATTGGAGTGCCACCTGGATCAATTGGCTGCGTTTCTGAACGAGAAGTCGTCGTCCGGGCGGAAGCTGGAGTTTCTCAGCCAAGAGATGTTTCGCGAGATCAACACGATCGGCTCCAAGGCGAACGACGTGCAGATTGCCCACAGCGTGGTGGAAATGAAGGCCGCCATCGAAAAGATGCGGGAAATGTTGCAGAATATAGAATAG
- the coaBC gene encoding bifunctional phosphopantothenoylcysteine decarboxylase/phosphopantothenate--cysteine ligase CoaBC encodes MNDREVLLGVTGGIAAYKTAELCSRLVQAGAGVSVVMTTSAEKFIGPTTFEALTGRPVHRQLFQPQEHHIGEHIGLVRRADLLVVAPASANCLAKFAHGLADDLLSTIALTHTGPILMAPAMNSEMWQKPSVQRNIAQLREDGVLFIEPGSGWLSCGQVGPGRMAEAAEILDRVRELLDVSS; translated from the coding sequence ATGAATGACCGCGAAGTATTATTGGGCGTGACAGGTGGCATCGCCGCCTATAAGACGGCCGAACTCTGCAGCCGGTTGGTTCAAGCCGGCGCGGGGGTTTCGGTGGTCATGACCACCTCCGCCGAGAAATTCATCGGCCCGACGACGTTTGAAGCCCTGACCGGGCGCCCGGTGCATCGGCAACTCTTTCAACCGCAAGAACACCATATCGGTGAGCACATTGGCTTGGTCCGCCGTGCGGATTTGCTGGTCGTGGCCCCCGCCTCGGCGAATTGTCTGGCAAAATTCGCACACGGCCTCGCCGACGATTTGCTCTCCACCATCGCACTGACGCACACCGGCCCCATCTTGATGGCGCCGGCAATGAATAGCGAAATGTGGCAAAAGCCATCCGTGCAGCGCAACATCGCGCAACTGCGCGAAGACGGTGTACTGTTCATCGAACCAGGCAGCGGCTGGCTCAGCTGCGGCCAAGTCGGCCCCGGCCGCATGGCAGAAGCGGCCGAAATTTTGGACCGCGTGCGGGAATTGCTGGACGTATCGAGTTAG
- the secG gene encoding preprotein translocase subunit SecG yields MGTFILVLLTITGLLLMFIILLQRGRGGGLAGALGGAGGQSAFGTKAGDVFTRITVGLAVFWVVLACVSIFVVKPNDLYDGGTLGNNPTAGVSAGKDKGDAESQDETPKADGDEAAGELDLGSLEEETQPATPPADTTSGTPEKQE; encoded by the coding sequence ATGGGAACTTTCATTTTAGTTTTGCTGACCATCACCGGTCTGTTGTTGATGTTTATTATCCTGCTGCAACGAGGACGTGGCGGCGGGCTGGCAGGTGCCTTGGGCGGGGCCGGGGGGCAAAGCGCCTTCGGGACCAAGGCGGGTGACGTGTTCACACGAATTACGGTTGGTTTGGCCGTGTTTTGGGTCGTGTTGGCTTGCGTCTCGATCTTTGTGGTCAAGCCGAACGACTTGTACGATGGGGGAACCCTCGGCAATAATCCTACTGCTGGCGTCAGCGCCGGTAAGGACAAAGGGGATGCGGAAAGTCAGGACGAGACGCCGAAAGCCGACGGTGATGAAGCGGCCGGCGAGTTGGACCTGGGTTCGCTCGAAGAAGAAACGCAGCCGGCAACTCCCCCCGCCGATACGACGAGCGGCACTCCCGAAAAGCAGGAATAG
- a CDS encoding TVP38/TMEM64 family protein, translating to MKWSAVRIGVFILLAVIAIAAIAILPTKEYLLQFVEAVQRMGSTGPVVLAAVYVVATVLFVPGSILTLGAGFLWGVPIGIVTISVGSTLGAAAAFGLGRTLLRDVIAAKVAKNEKFRLIDAAVGEQGFKIVLLTRLSPVFPFNLLNYSFGLTRVSFRDYILASWIGMLPGTAMYVYIGSALKSLADLSTGNYDGGLGQKLLFGFGLVMTVVATVFITRIAQKSLRDALPASAPSESPEAKQSSDQPPPDGDPPVV from the coding sequence ATGAAATGGTCGGCGGTGCGCATTGGCGTTTTTATTTTGCTCGCCGTTATCGCAATTGCGGCGATTGCGATTCTGCCCACCAAAGAGTATCTGCTGCAATTTGTCGAAGCCGTCCAGCGGATGGGATCCACAGGCCCAGTGGTCTTGGCAGCTGTCTATGTGGTGGCGACGGTTTTGTTCGTTCCGGGATCGATCCTGACGTTAGGGGCCGGCTTTCTTTGGGGAGTGCCAATCGGCATTGTCACGATTTCGGTGGGCAGTACGCTCGGCGCGGCAGCTGCGTTTGGGTTGGGGCGCACGTTGTTACGAGACGTGATCGCCGCCAAGGTTGCCAAGAACGAAAAGTTTCGCTTGATCGATGCCGCTGTAGGCGAACAGGGATTCAAAATCGTACTGTTGACGCGGCTTTCGCCGGTGTTTCCCTTCAACCTGTTGAACTACTCATTCGGCCTCACGCGCGTTTCATTCCGCGATTACATCCTCGCCTCCTGGATTGGTATGTTGCCAGGAACGGCGATGTATGTGTACATCGGATCGGCTTTGAAAAGTTTGGCGGATCTGTCTACCGGAAATTATGACGGCGGCTTGGGGCAAAAACTGCTGTTCGGATTCGGACTAGTCATGACCGTTGTCGCCACGGTTTTCATCACCCGCATCGCACAAAAATCGCTACGAGACGCACTGCCGGCCAGCGCACCCAGCGAAAGCCCCGAAGCCAAGCAGAGCTCCGACCAACCACCCCCTGACGGAGACCCACCCGTTGTCTGA
- a CDS encoding CoA-acylating methylmalonate-semialdehyde dehydrogenase, which translates to MSYAVRNLIADTWCDADGEQAVPVWNPSLGIELAQTPLQGPEIVGRAVEAAAAAFPSWSTTPPLERARLFFRFHELLKRDFEQLSQLVSLENGKTLDEARGEVQRGMEVVEFACGGPSLLMGQCLENVAGHLDGKTIRQPLGVCAGISPFNFPVMVPMWIFPIALVCGNTFILKPSERVPLAAQRLAELLLEAGLPPGVFNLLHGGREVVEALATHPGIAAISFVGSSAVARDVYQLATSHNKRCQAGGGAKNFTVVLPDADPQSVARAVIGSSFGCAGQRCMASSVLVGVGARITEHLDCLNELTAAIKVGRTDIAGDTEMGPVVGPEAQSRIQAAINHAEAGGGTVTVDGRGSQVAEAPNGFFVGPTIIENAPPETNLLQHEVFGPVLAVERVEQLEDAIGLANRSQFGNGAVIFTANGNAAREFASRVNCGMVGINVGVPAPTALFPFNGWHGSFFGDLHMQGSEGVQFFTQQKVILSRWENFGHRNQGW; encoded by the coding sequence AAGCCGTCCCCGTTTGGAATCCGTCGCTGGGGATTGAGTTGGCACAAACTCCGCTGCAAGGGCCCGAGATCGTCGGTCGTGCTGTCGAAGCGGCCGCGGCCGCGTTTCCCTCCTGGAGTACGACGCCACCGTTGGAACGGGCGCGTTTGTTTTTTCGCTTTCACGAACTTCTCAAACGGGACTTTGAACAACTCTCGCAACTTGTCTCGTTGGAAAACGGTAAAACTCTCGATGAAGCGCGCGGCGAAGTGCAACGGGGAATGGAGGTTGTCGAATTTGCTTGCGGCGGGCCATCGCTGTTGATGGGGCAATGCCTAGAAAATGTCGCCGGGCATTTAGACGGCAAGACCATCCGGCAACCACTCGGCGTCTGTGCGGGGATTTCGCCATTTAATTTTCCGGTGATGGTGCCGATGTGGATTTTCCCGATCGCGCTGGTCTGTGGAAACACGTTCATTCTCAAACCATCCGAACGGGTCCCCCTGGCTGCGCAGCGACTGGCGGAATTGCTGCTCGAAGCGGGGTTGCCTCCCGGTGTGTTTAATCTGTTGCATGGCGGACGGGAAGTCGTCGAAGCCTTAGCAACGCATCCTGGCATTGCCGCCATCAGTTTTGTCGGCTCCTCAGCAGTCGCCCGCGATGTTTATCAATTGGCTACCTCGCACAACAAACGTTGCCAGGCAGGAGGCGGGGCGAAGAATTTCACCGTCGTCCTGCCCGATGCCGACCCGCAGTCCGTCGCACGGGCCGTGATTGGATCATCCTTCGGCTGCGCGGGCCAGCGCTGCATGGCCAGCTCGGTGCTCGTCGGTGTTGGGGCGCGAATTACTGAGCACCTCGACTGTCTCAACGAACTGACCGCCGCTATTAAAGTGGGGCGGACCGACATTGCCGGCGATACGGAAATGGGACCGGTCGTTGGTCCCGAAGCACAATCGCGGATTCAAGCGGCTATCAATCACGCCGAAGCGGGTGGTGGCACGGTGACCGTTGATGGCCGTGGCTCGCAAGTGGCCGAAGCACCGAATGGTTTTTTCGTCGGACCGACGATCATCGAAAATGCCCCTCCGGAAACCAATCTGCTGCAACACGAAGTCTTCGGCCCGGTGCTAGCCGTGGAGCGCGTCGAGCAACTCGAAGACGCGATCGGGCTCGCCAATCGTAGCCAATTCGGCAACGGCGCGGTGATCTTCACTGCAAACGGAAACGCCGCCCGCGAATTCGCTTCACGCGTAAATTGCGGCATGGTCGGCATCAACGTCGGCGTCCCCGCCCCCACCGCGCTGTTCCCCTTCAACGGCTGGCACGGCTCATTCTTTGGCGATTTGCACATGCAAGGGAGCGAGGGCGTGCAATTCTTCACCCAACAAAAAGTCATCCTCAGCCGCTGGGAAAACTTCGGCCACCGCAACCAAGGCTGGTAA
- the tpiA gene encoding triose-phosphate isomerase, with product MRRLFVAGNWKMNLLGASAKQLAEGVAAAVPADESAIDALVCPPYPYLRAVGGAVDGSGVQLGAQDVYHEPEGAFTGEVSADMLADVGCGWVILGHSERRHVIGETDELINKKVAAALKAGLKVMLCVGELLSDREANQTEAVVDAQLTGSLKGVSDADMANVAVAYEPVWAIGTGVTASKEQAESAHAHVRKWLAGRYNSEVAEATRILYGGSVKPDNAAELMSQPNIDGVLVGGASLKTDLFVPIIEAAQQVAAS from the coding sequence ATGAGGCGGCTATTTGTTGCCGGGAACTGGAAAATGAACCTGCTGGGAGCCTCGGCAAAGCAACTCGCCGAGGGGGTCGCAGCGGCTGTTCCGGCGGATGAGTCAGCGATTGACGCGCTGGTTTGTCCCCCATACCCGTATTTACGGGCCGTGGGCGGGGCCGTAGATGGCAGTGGTGTGCAATTGGGCGCACAGGACGTTTACCACGAACCTGAAGGGGCCTTCACGGGCGAAGTCTCGGCCGACATGCTTGCCGATGTCGGGTGCGGCTGGGTGATTCTGGGGCACAGCGAACGGCGTCACGTCATTGGCGAAACGGATGAGCTGATCAACAAAAAGGTCGCCGCAGCACTCAAAGCGGGGCTGAAAGTGATGCTCTGCGTGGGGGAATTGCTGAGTGATCGCGAAGCCAATCAAACCGAAGCGGTCGTCGACGCACAATTGACTGGATCGCTGAAAGGGGTTAGCGACGCAGACATGGCGAATGTCGCAGTGGCCTACGAACCGGTGTGGGCCATCGGCACCGGCGTGACGGCTTCCAAAGAACAAGCGGAATCCGCCCATGCTCATGTTCGCAAATGGCTGGCGGGTCGTTACAATTCAGAGGTCGCCGAGGCCACGCGGATCCTCTACGGCGGCAGTGTCAAACCGGACAACGCTGCGGAATTGATGTCGCAGCCGAATATCGACGGTGTTCTGGTCGGCGGCGCGAGTCTGAAAACGGATTTATTCGTGCCGATCATCGAAGCGGCGCAGCAAGTTGCCGCGTCTTAA
- a CDS encoding mercuric reductase yields MSDPIEVLPADSYNAELVANVHPSDWKNPQPQPRYHLVIIGAGTAGLVAAIGAAGLGAKVALIERNLMGGDCLNVGCVPSKALIRSSRVAAQIRRAAEFGVNVSGEVTVDFPAVMQRMRRLRAEISPHDSAARFRDNGVDVFLGQGAFTSSDKIEVDGQTLNFKKAVIATGGRAVMPPIPGLDDVAYLTNETLFTLTELPRRLAVIGGGPIGCEMVQAFARFGSHVTLLESNSHVLHREDAEAAAIVQQALVADGVDLHVDCHIDSVRDNGTDKSITFIAGGAARQIDCDAILVSAGRQPNVEGLGLEAAGVEYDKKTGVVVDDKLRTTNHNVFAAGDICFPYKFTHTADAMARIVIQNALFKGRAKTSSLNIPWCTFTDPEIAHVGLSEYQAQEKGFEVDTFKQELSGVDRAILDGGTDGFIKIHLRRGTDKIIGATIVASHAGDMISQITTAMTGNVGLGKIAKTIHPYPTQAEAIKRTADAYNRTRLTPLVKKLFEKWLSWTL; encoded by the coding sequence TTGTCTGATCCGATTGAAGTCCTCCCAGCCGACTCCTACAACGCCGAGCTCGTCGCGAACGTACATCCGTCGGACTGGAAAAACCCGCAACCGCAGCCGCGGTATCATCTCGTGATCATCGGAGCCGGCACCGCCGGACTGGTCGCAGCCATCGGCGCCGCTGGATTGGGAGCCAAGGTGGCGTTGATTGAACGGAATCTGATGGGAGGCGATTGCCTCAACGTGGGCTGCGTCCCCTCCAAAGCGCTGATCCGTTCCTCGCGCGTCGCCGCTCAAATCCGCCGGGCGGCTGAGTTCGGCGTGAATGTTTCTGGCGAAGTCACTGTCGACTTCCCCGCCGTGATGCAGCGCATGCGCCGCCTGCGGGCCGAGATTAGCCCACACGACTCAGCGGCACGATTTCGCGACAACGGCGTCGATGTCTTTCTGGGTCAGGGAGCCTTTACCAGCTCCGATAAGATCGAGGTGGACGGGCAAACATTGAATTTCAAAAAAGCCGTGATCGCCACCGGCGGGCGGGCAGTTATGCCCCCGATCCCCGGACTCGACGACGTAGCTTATCTCACGAACGAAACTCTGTTTACCTTAACCGAGCTTCCCCGCCGACTGGCCGTCATCGGCGGTGGCCCGATCGGCTGCGAAATGGTGCAAGCCTTCGCCCGCTTCGGCTCGCACGTCACCTTGCTGGAATCCAACTCGCACGTTCTTCACCGAGAAGATGCAGAGGCAGCAGCAATCGTTCAGCAAGCCTTGGTCGCCGATGGCGTGGACCTTCACGTCGATTGTCACATTGATTCCGTCCGCGACAACGGCACTGATAAATCAATCACCTTCATCGCAGGCGGCGCGGCGAGGCAGATCGATTGCGATGCGATTCTGGTCAGCGCCGGACGGCAACCGAACGTCGAAGGGCTTGGCCTGGAAGCTGCCGGCGTTGAATACGACAAAAAAACCGGCGTGGTTGTCGATGACAAGCTCCGCACAACGAATCACAATGTCTTTGCCGCCGGTGATATCTGCTTTCCCTACAAATTCACCCACACCGCCGATGCCATGGCCCGTATCGTTATCCAGAACGCGCTGTTCAAAGGCCGGGCCAAGACGTCCTCGCTCAACATCCCCTGGTGTACTTTCACCGACCCGGAGATTGCCCACGTCGGACTCTCTGAGTACCAGGCCCAAGAAAAAGGATTCGAGGTCGATACGTTCAAGCAGGAACTGTCCGGCGTCGACCGGGCAATTTTAGATGGCGGAACCGATGGTTTCATCAAAATCCATCTGCGACGCGGCACCGATAAAATCATCGGCGCCACCATCGTCGCCTCTCATGCGGGAGACATGATCTCACAAATCACGACAGCAATGACCGGCAACGTGGGCCTGGGCAAGATCGCCAAAACGATCCACCCCTACCCCACCCAAGCCGAAGCCATCAAACGCACCGCCGACGCCTACAACCGCACCCGGCTCACACCGCTGGTGAAAAAGCTGTTTGAGAAATGGCTGTCCTGGACGCTGTGA
- the dnaK gene encoding molecular chaperone DnaK: protein MAEGEKIIGIDLGTTNSVVAVMEGGEAKVIANLEGNRLTPSVVAFTDKGEVLVGEPAKRQAVTNPTNTVYSIKRFMGRRHNEVQSEEKIVPYTVVGGSGDYVKVEVAGKDYTPPEISARVLQKLKESAESYLGHKVKKAVITVPAYFNDAQRQATKDAGQIAGLEVSRIINEPTAAALAYGLDKKNEERIIVFDLGGGTFDVSILEVDDQVVQVLSTSGDTHLGGDDFDEELINLIAGRFETEQGIDLRKDPMALQRLREAAEKAKKELSTSQTTDINLPFITADASGAKHLQMNITRAEFEKIIDSLVERCRKPVQQAMDDAGLKPADIDEVVLVGGSTRVPKVQELVRSMFGKEPHKGVNPDEVVAIGAAIQGGVLAGDVKDVLLLDVTPLSLGIETEGGIMTKLVERNATIPTEKSETFSTAADNQSAVTVRVFQGEREIAQHNRLLAEFNLDGIPPAPRGVPQIEVSFNIDANGILQVSAKDKGTGKEQTVKIEQSGGLSESEIEEMQKDAEAHADEDKKQRELAEAKNKASSLVYATEKLTKEHADKMDDASKSAIETAITKVNEAAKGDDAAAIEQAIDELTQASHALSQHIYAQEGDGQEGPDAATERASGNSEPTAADGEEVIDAEFEKKD, encoded by the coding sequence ATGGCGGAAGGCGAAAAGATTATTGGTATCGACTTGGGGACGACCAACTCCGTTGTCGCGGTGATGGAGGGTGGCGAAGCCAAAGTGATTGCGAACCTGGAAGGTAACCGGCTCACCCCGAGTGTGGTCGCCTTTACGGACAAGGGCGAGGTGTTGGTCGGCGAACCGGCGAAACGCCAAGCTGTGACCAACCCCACGAACACCGTTTACTCCATCAAGCGATTCATGGGACGGCGGCACAACGAAGTGCAGTCCGAAGAAAAAATCGTGCCCTACACAGTCGTGGGGGGCTCGGGTGATTACGTGAAGGTGGAAGTCGCCGGCAAGGACTACACACCGCCGGAAATCTCAGCGCGGGTCCTGCAAAAACTCAAAGAATCGGCAGAGAGCTATCTGGGACACAAAGTGAAAAAGGCCGTGATCACCGTTCCGGCTTATTTCAACGATGCCCAACGGCAGGCGACCAAGGACGCCGGACAAATCGCCGGTTTGGAAGTCTCGCGGATTATCAACGAACCAACGGCAGCTGCGCTGGCTTATGGGTTGGATAAGAAAAACGAAGAACGCATCATCGTATTCGACTTGGGTGGTGGAACGTTTGATGTTTCGATCCTTGAAGTCGACGATCAAGTCGTGCAGGTCTTGAGCACCAGTGGTGATACGCACCTGGGTGGCGATGACTTCGATGAAGAGTTGATCAATCTGATTGCAGGACGCTTCGAAACGGAACAAGGCATCGATCTCCGCAAAGATCCGATGGCGTTGCAACGATTACGCGAAGCGGCCGAGAAAGCCAAGAAGGAATTGTCGACATCGCAAACAACCGACATCAACCTGCCGTTCATCACGGCTGACGCGTCGGGCGCGAAACACTTGCAAATGAACATCACCCGGGCGGAATTTGAAAAAATTATCGACTCGTTGGTGGAACGTTGCCGCAAGCCGGTTCAACAAGCGATGGATGACGCGGGATTGAAGCCTGCCGACATCGATGAAGTGGTACTGGTCGGTGGATCCACACGGGTGCCGAAAGTCCAGGAATTGGTACGGTCGATGTTCGGCAAAGAGCCGCACAAAGGCGTGAACCCCGACGAAGTCGTCGCCATTGGCGCGGCCATTCAGGGGGGTGTCCTGGCCGGCGATGTCAAAGACGTGCTTCTGCTCGATGTAACACCGTTGTCGCTGGGAATCGAAACCGAGGGTGGCATCATGACCAAATTGGTCGAACGCAATGCCACGATTCCGACCGAGAAGAGCGAAACGTTTTCGACAGCGGCCGACAATCAGTCAGCGGTGACCGTTCGCGTGTTCCAAGGCGAACGAGAAATCGCGCAGCACAACCGATTGTTGGCTGAGTTCAATCTCGACGGAATTCCGCCCGCACCGCGGGGAGTGCCGCAAATTGAAGTTTCGTTCAACATCGACGCCAACGGCATTTTGCAGGTGAGCGCCAAGGATAAAGGCACCGGCAAAGAACAGACCGTCAAGATTGAGCAATCGGGCGGATTGTCTGAATCGGAGATCGAGGAAATGCAGAAGGATGCCGAAGCGCACGCTGATGAGGACAAAAAGCAGCGTGAATTGGCCGAGGCGAAAAACAAGGCTTCGTCGTTGGTCTACGCTACGGAAAAACTGACCAAGGAGCATGCCGATAAAATGGACGACGCTTCGAAGTCTGCCATTGAAACGGCGATCACCAAGGTCAACGAAGCGGCCAAGGGCGACGATGCCGCCGCCATTGAGCAAGCCATTGACGAATTGACGCAAGCGTCGCACGCATTGTCGCAACACATCTATGCACAGGAAGGCGACGGACAAGAAGGTCCCGATGCGGCCACCGAACGGGCATCGGGAAATTCAGAGCCGACTGCCGCTGATGGTGAAGAAGTGATCGACGCGGAGTTTGAGAAGAAGGATTGA
- the gmk gene encoding guanylate kinase: MTAPETRPFVDIRVLVLSGPSGSGKSTIVDRLVNVAPVQLVKVVSATTRPPRAGEVNGRDYYFLSPEEFEQKRQAGEFIECEEVHGNGNWYGTLRSELTRAQQAGAWAFLEIDVQGALSIIKEYPDAVSVFLTTASEGDYEQRLRNRGTESEDAIQQRLETARRELKLSKEYKHIVVNDDLDRAVSEICHILASAEG; encoded by the coding sequence GTGACCGCACCGGAAACTCGCCCTTTTGTTGATATTCGCGTCTTAGTGCTTTCCGGACCAAGTGGAAGCGGAAAGTCGACGATTGTGGACCGTCTGGTGAACGTGGCGCCGGTACAATTGGTCAAGGTGGTCTCAGCCACAACACGACCACCGCGGGCGGGTGAGGTCAACGGGCGGGATTACTACTTTTTGTCGCCAGAGGAATTTGAGCAAAAACGCCAAGCCGGAGAATTCATCGAATGCGAGGAAGTGCACGGCAACGGAAACTGGTACGGCACACTGCGTAGCGAACTGACCCGCGCCCAACAAGCCGGGGCATGGGCCTTCTTGGAAATCGACGTCCAAGGTGCTTTGTCGATCATCAAGGAATACCCCGACGCGGTGTCGGTGTTTTTGACGACCGCCTCGGAAGGGGACTATGAACAACGCCTGCGCAACCGCGGGACGGAGTCGGAAGATGCGATCCAGCAGCGATTGGAAACGGCTCGACGGGAATTGAAACTGTCTAAAGAATACAAACATATCGTAGTCAACGACGACTTGGACCGAGCGGTCTCCGAGATCTGTCACATACTTGCAAGTGCGGAGGGTTAA